In Streptomyces sp. NBC_00878, a single window of DNA contains:
- a CDS encoding ABC transporter substrate-binding protein, with protein sequence MFRAAAFGVIAALSLTACGGGGSDSDDNPLTGSSEDSGGGKAIVVGSANFPENQLLAEIYAQALEDKGLKVTRKFDIGAREVYYDQVVKGGIGVFPEYNGALLSVAVDKKSTATSTEEINAELKAKLPSSVEILDSAAAEDKDSVTVTSEVAAKYKLKTLADLKPVAKDMTIGAGSEFKTRTQGGVGLKTVYGVEFGKFQPLDAGAQSTLLKLLKDNKVQAANLYTTDPAIVEDKLVVLEDPKNLFSSQNVTPLVYKSAVDDKAKAALNALSAKLTTEDLLEMMKKLVNDKEDAADVAKEWLTQAGLAS encoded by the coding sequence ATGTTCCGTGCCGCGGCCTTCGGCGTGATCGCCGCTCTCTCCCTGACCGCCTGCGGAGGCGGCGGCAGCGACAGCGACGACAACCCGCTGACGGGCAGCAGCGAGGACAGCGGAGGCGGCAAAGCCATCGTCGTCGGCTCGGCCAACTTCCCCGAGAACCAGCTCCTCGCCGAGATCTACGCCCAGGCCCTGGAGGACAAGGGCCTCAAGGTGACCCGCAAGTTCGACATCGGAGCCCGCGAGGTCTACTACGACCAGGTGGTCAAGGGAGGCATCGGCGTCTTCCCGGAGTACAACGGCGCGCTGTTGTCCGTGGCGGTCGACAAGAAGAGCACCGCCACGAGTACGGAGGAAATCAACGCGGAGCTGAAGGCGAAGCTCCCGTCGTCCGTGGAGATACTCGACTCCGCCGCGGCCGAGGACAAGGACTCGGTCACGGTCACCTCCGAGGTCGCCGCGAAGTACAAGCTGAAGACCCTGGCCGACCTGAAGCCGGTCGCGAAGGACATGACCATCGGCGCCGGCTCGGAGTTCAAGACCCGCACCCAGGGCGGGGTCGGTCTGAAGACGGTCTACGGCGTCGAGTTCGGGAAGTTCCAGCCGCTGGACGCGGGTGCCCAGAGCACCCTGCTGAAGCTGCTGAAGGACAACAAGGTGCAGGCCGCCAACCTCTACACGACCGACCCGGCCATCGTCGAGGACAAGCTGGTGGTCCTGGAGGACCCGAAGAACCTCTTCTCCTCGCAGAACGTCACACCCCTCGTCTACAAGTCCGCGGTTGACGACAAGGCCAAGGCGGCGCTCAACGCCCTCTCGGCCAAGCTCACCACCGAGGACCTGCTGGAGATGATGAAGAAGCTCGTCAACGACAAGGAGGACGCCGCCGACGTCGCCAAGGAGTGGCTGACGCAGGCCGGCCTCGCGAGCTGA
- a CDS encoding ABC transporter permease, with product MRDGEPLIRWDWIGDHIGELADYTGVHLRLGLLPVLFGLIISIPLGMLCHRWRWVYPPTLTAANVLYSIPSLALFMIFVRYTGLTERTVMIPLTLYTLSVLIPNVVDGLASVPEPVRQAATAMGFSTVRRVVQVELPIAVPVVVAGVRVAAVSSISLVAVGQLIGQGGLGYYITRGLQLDFPTPIITATVLIMLLALVTDALLVLAQRLLTPWARGKGATA from the coding sequence ATGAGAGACGGTGAACCGCTCATACGGTGGGACTGGATCGGCGATCACATCGGTGAGCTGGCCGACTACACCGGAGTCCATCTGCGGCTCGGACTCCTGCCGGTGCTCTTCGGACTGATCATCTCCATACCCCTCGGCATGCTCTGCCACCGCTGGCGGTGGGTCTACCCGCCGACCCTGACCGCGGCCAACGTGCTGTACTCGATCCCGTCGCTGGCCCTGTTCATGATCTTCGTCCGCTACACGGGGCTGACCGAACGCACGGTGATGATCCCGCTGACGCTCTACACGCTGTCGGTGCTCATCCCCAACGTCGTGGACGGACTGGCCTCGGTCCCCGAACCGGTACGGCAGGCGGCCACCGCCATGGGATTCAGCACGGTGCGCCGCGTCGTCCAGGTCGAACTGCCGATCGCCGTGCCCGTCGTCGTCGCCGGAGTCCGGGTCGCCGCCGTCTCGTCCATCAGCCTCGTCGCCGTGGGGCAGCTGATCGGTCAGGGCGGCCTCGGCTACTACATCACCCGCGGCCTCCAGCTCGACTTCCCGACCCCGATCATCACCGCGACCGTACTGATCATGCTGCTGGCCCTCGTCACCGACGCACTGCTCGTACTGGCACAGCGGCTGCTCACGCCATGGGCGCGCGGCAAGGGGGCGACGGCGTGA
- a CDS encoding ornithine cyclodeaminase family protein, translated as MQAFDPIWFTFLNGSDIAQLDLDDAEVLDAVEQGLRAQGRGETVIEPRVHLTPDPAFNGHFNVLRGYVAPLGLAGVKIVGDYVGNYRAGLPSEMALLNLFDPRTGMPVAVVDATAITEMRTGALTALGARQLARPDSKVLGHIGARATSYWNVRLLDRIFDFDEIRVHSRRPESREAFAERLERDLSKPVIVTDDWKTCVEGADIVVEASRLERPEPLLRTEWIAPGALVVPYGTMSAVELSLTDIMDKVVVDDWGQCRSGPFGALRAHVESGRLSEETLHGELCEIVVGDKPGRERDDETILFWHRGLSLSDIALGAAMLKKAQERGLGQNLRFS; from the coding sequence ATGCAGGCGTTTGATCCGATTTGGTTCACGTTCCTGAACGGCTCGGACATCGCACAGCTCGACCTGGACGACGCAGAGGTGCTCGACGCCGTCGAGCAGGGGCTGCGCGCCCAGGGCCGCGGAGAGACGGTCATCGAACCACGGGTCCATCTGACGCCCGATCCGGCGTTCAACGGCCATTTCAACGTTCTGCGCGGCTATGTCGCTCCGCTCGGGCTGGCCGGAGTCAAGATCGTGGGCGACTACGTCGGCAACTACCGGGCCGGGCTGCCCTCCGAGATGGCGCTGCTCAACCTCTTCGACCCGCGTACGGGCATGCCGGTGGCCGTGGTCGACGCCACCGCCATCACCGAGATGCGCACCGGCGCGCTCACCGCGCTGGGGGCACGGCAGCTGGCCCGACCCGACTCCAAGGTGCTCGGTCACATCGGCGCCCGCGCCACCTCGTACTGGAACGTCCGCCTGCTCGACCGGATCTTCGACTTCGACGAGATACGTGTCCACTCGCGCCGCCCGGAGAGCCGTGAGGCCTTCGCCGAGCGGTTGGAGCGCGACCTCAGCAAGCCGGTGATCGTCACCGACGACTGGAAGACGTGCGTCGAGGGCGCGGACATCGTCGTGGAGGCGTCCCGGCTGGAGCGGCCCGAGCCCCTGCTGCGGACCGAGTGGATCGCGCCGGGCGCCCTTGTCGTACCGTACGGAACGATGAGCGCGGTCGAACTCTCCCTCACCGACATCATGGACAAGGTCGTCGTCGACGACTGGGGCCAGTGCCGGTCCGGGCCGTTCGGTGCCCTGCGCGCGCACGTCGAGTCGGGCAGACTCAGCGAGGAGACCCTGCACGGCGAACTGTGCGAGATCGTCGTCGGCGACAAACCCGGCCGTGAGCGCGACGACGAGACCATCCTGTTCTGGCATCGCGGCCTCTCGTTGTCCGACATCGCGCTGGGCGCGGCCATGCTCAAGAAGGCCCAAGAGCGTGGCCTCGGGCAGAACCTGCGGTTCTCATGA
- the hutH gene encoding histidine ammonia-lyase: MTGTLPAPTPAVAADAVVLDGRALTCDDVAAVALRGARVVLADGVLPRLERDRAVVDDVVDREVPTYGLTTGLGSRSSYALPRAELGEFSVRTVRGRANAVGDPLPVPVVRAALLARINGVAGGGSGVRPEIVRLLVSLLNSRVHPVIPEVGSIGASDLCQLAHVGLVVIGEGRAEFSGEVLDGAEALRRAGLAPAELGPKDGHVLCSASPLAAGVGALALHETAAVLMLAQAVTALTFEGFRANTSPLDTRVLGLRPAPGQARAAGELLALLDGGELADPRHARRVQDPVSLRCAAQVHGALHAALDFARAALEPELNGCGDNPVVLADTGEILSSGNFHTPALALGFDTVALSLTQTAAISAERMRRLLNPAVSGLPANLSPYGPERSGFAPLAKTAQALVAEIRALSAPVCTDPRHGADAVEDDSTNAALGARRLTTMLVRLRQLLAVEALAAAQAVDLAGPATVGRGPGLLHRAIRELVPRLDDDRPCGVDVDLVSRDVLGSDEVRSALCAWVEGAS, translated from the coding sequence ATGACCGGTACGCTCCCCGCTCCTACCCCGGCCGTCGCCGCTGACGCCGTGGTCCTCGACGGGCGCGCCCTCACCTGTGACGACGTCGCCGCCGTCGCCCTTCGCGGCGCCCGGGTCGTGCTGGCCGACGGGGTCCTGCCCCGGCTGGAGCGCGACCGCGCGGTCGTCGACGACGTGGTGGACCGTGAGGTGCCGACGTACGGTCTGACGACGGGTCTCGGCAGCCGGTCGTCGTACGCGCTGCCGCGGGCCGAACTGGGCGAGTTCAGCGTGCGCACGGTCCGGGGCCGGGCCAACGCGGTGGGCGATCCGCTGCCGGTCCCCGTCGTGCGCGCCGCCCTGCTCGCCCGAATAAACGGCGTCGCGGGCGGCGGCAGCGGGGTGCGGCCGGAGATCGTGCGGCTGCTGGTCTCCCTGCTCAACTCCCGGGTGCATCCGGTGATCCCCGAGGTGGGGTCGATCGGCGCCTCCGATCTGTGCCAGCTGGCCCACGTCGGCCTGGTCGTCATCGGCGAGGGCCGTGCCGAGTTCTCCGGTGAGGTGCTCGACGGTGCGGAGGCACTGCGGCGGGCCGGTCTGGCCCCCGCGGAACTGGGGCCGAAGGACGGGCATGTGCTGTGCAGCGCGAGCCCGCTGGCCGCCGGAGTCGGGGCCCTCGCCCTCCATGAGACGGCCGCCGTCCTCATGCTCGCCCAGGCGGTCACGGCCCTTACCTTCGAGGGGTTCCGGGCGAACACGAGCCCCCTCGACACCCGCGTACTGGGCCTGCGTCCGGCCCCCGGCCAGGCCCGGGCGGCGGGCGAACTGCTCGCGCTGCTGGACGGCGGCGAGCTGGCGGATCCCCGGCACGCGCGGCGCGTCCAGGACCCCGTGAGCCTGCGCTGTGCCGCCCAGGTGCACGGGGCGCTGCACGCCGCCCTGGACTTCGCCCGTGCCGCGCTGGAACCCGAGCTCAACGGCTGCGGCGACAACCCGGTGGTGCTGGCCGACACCGGGGAGATCCTCTCCTCCGGCAACTTCCACACCCCGGCCCTGGCCCTCGGCTTCGACACCGTCGCGCTGTCCCTGACGCAGACCGCGGCGATCTCGGCGGAGCGCATGCGGCGGCTGCTGAATCCCGCTGTCAGCGGACTGCCCGCGAACCTCTCGCCGTACGGTCCGGAGCGCTCGGGTTTCGCCCCGCTGGCCAAGACGGCGCAGGCGCTTGTCGCCGAGATCCGTGCCCTGTCCGCGCCCGTGTGCACGGATCCCCGGCACGGCGCGGACGCGGTCGAGGACGACTCGACCAACGCGGCGCTCGGGGCGCGACGGCTGACGACGATGCTGGTCAGGCTGCGGCAGCTGCTCGCCGTGGAGGCGTTGGCCGCCGCGCAGGCCGTGGACCTGGCGGGCCCGGCGACCGTGGGCCGGGGACCCGGGCTCCTGCACCGCGCGATCCGCGAGCTGGTCCCGCGCCTGGACGACGACCGGCCCTGCGGAGTGGACGTGGACCTGGTGAGCCGTGACGTCCTGGGGTCCGACGAGGTACGAAGCGCGCTGTGCGCCTGGGTGGAAGGAGCTTCGTGA
- a CDS encoding MurR/RpiR family transcriptional regulator — MTDTDGVGVGVAPQGAVAPARLHQLFEGRRLTPTQRRIAHCLMRQTAAAPFLSSVELAQLAGVSQPSVTRFAVALGFDGYPALRRHLRDVAPAGPAVDARPANPYQQAVRAEIHNLLQLASLLADPGPVERAGRLLAASRPLPVLGLRASAAQARGFAYFAAKVHPDVRLLDEGGSRLADRIDMARDAGASALMCFALPRHPAELLDALDQARDTGLTVVTIADGTFAPVAAHSDLLLPAAVGTDLVFDTVGAPMLLGQVLLEAMCDALPDAQARLEEFDTRAAARGLFVD, encoded by the coding sequence GTGACCGACACGGACGGAGTCGGCGTAGGCGTCGCGCCGCAGGGGGCCGTCGCGCCCGCGCGGCTGCACCAGCTCTTCGAGGGACGCCGGTTGACGCCCACGCAGCGCCGTATCGCCCACTGTCTGATGCGGCAGACAGCGGCCGCACCCTTCCTGTCGAGCGTGGAGCTGGCCCAACTGGCCGGGGTGAGCCAGCCGTCGGTGACCCGCTTCGCGGTCGCCCTCGGCTTCGACGGATACCCGGCGCTGCGCAGACACCTGCGGGACGTGGCACCCGCCGGACCGGCCGTGGACGCGCGGCCGGCCAACCCGTACCAGCAAGCGGTACGGGCCGAGATCCACAACCTGCTCCAACTGGCGTCCCTGCTGGCCGATCCCGGGCCCGTGGAGCGCGCGGGTCGGCTGCTCGCCGCCTCGCGGCCGCTGCCGGTGCTCGGACTGCGGGCCTCCGCGGCACAGGCGCGCGGTTTCGCCTATTTCGCGGCGAAGGTCCACCCGGACGTACGTCTGCTCGACGAGGGCGGCTCGCGGCTCGCCGACCGTATCGATATGGCTCGGGACGCCGGCGCGAGCGCACTCATGTGCTTCGCGCTGCCGCGCCACCCGGCCGAGCTCCTCGACGCGCTCGACCAGGCCCGCGACACGGGACTGACCGTGGTGACGATCGCCGACGGCACCTTCGCCCCGGTGGCCGCCCACAGCGACCTGCTGCTCCCGGCCGCCGTGGGCACCGACCTGGTCTTCGACACGGTGGGCGCCCCCATGCTCCTCGGCCAGGTCCTCCTGGAGGCGATGTGCGACGCCCTGCCCGATGCCCAGGCCCGCCTGGAGGAGTTCGACACGCGGGCGGCGGCGCGAGGCCTGTTCGTCGACTGA
- a CDS encoding ABC transporter permease produces the protein MNDFLNQLELVGDWLTSSQQWRGDDGIPHRLAEHLTYSGISLVFATLIGLTFGLLVGHTGRGAFAVASVANLARAIPTFGLVVLVVTLAGLSTTPVLVALVALAVPPILINTFEGVRGVDPDTRDAARGMGMTGWEVLLKVEVPMALPLILLGLRVAAIQVVATATVAAYPGLGGLGRFIVDGLARNNYELVIGGSAVVVMLALVVQAVFTALRRVVVSPGLRPSATKS, from the coding sequence GTGAACGACTTCCTGAACCAGCTCGAACTCGTGGGCGACTGGCTGACGTCGTCCCAGCAGTGGCGCGGGGACGACGGCATCCCGCACCGGCTCGCGGAGCATCTGACCTACAGCGGCATATCGCTGGTGTTCGCCACCCTGATCGGGCTGACGTTCGGACTGCTGGTCGGGCACACGGGCCGGGGCGCGTTCGCCGTCGCCAGTGTGGCCAACCTCGCGCGGGCGATCCCCACCTTCGGCCTGGTCGTCCTCGTCGTCACGCTCGCCGGACTGAGTACCACGCCCGTGCTGGTCGCCCTGGTCGCGCTGGCGGTCCCGCCGATACTCATCAACACCTTCGAGGGCGTACGCGGCGTGGATCCCGACACCCGGGACGCCGCGCGCGGGATGGGCATGACCGGCTGGGAGGTCCTGCTGAAGGTCGAGGTGCCGATGGCACTGCCGCTGATCCTGCTCGGGCTGCGGGTCGCCGCGATCCAGGTCGTGGCCACGGCGACCGTCGCCGCGTATCCCGGGCTCGGCGGTCTGGGGCGCTTCATCGTCGACGGACTCGCCCGCAACAACTACGAACTGGTCATCGGCGGCTCCGCCGTCGTCGTCATGCTGGCGCTCGTCGTCCAGGCCGTCTTCACCGCGCTGCGGCGCGTCGTCGTCTCGCCGGGGCTGCGGCCTTCGGCGACCAAGTCCTGA
- a CDS encoding LacI family DNA-binding transcriptional regulator: protein MPRPRSRLRLADVAERAGVSLATASRALAGRDGVREEVAERVRRISRELGYVANPHARTLAGGTASTVGLIVHQIDDPYFSEIAGGVVQVAGERDLIVQICHSGRNPQNELRQIRHLIAQRVGVIIIAGSGYVDPRMEAESKAELSVFQDTGGRLTVIGRHFLNADAVRPDNKEGAEAVTGHLLSLGHRRIAVAAGDMVLSTVADRFTGVASALAGAGLPFDELPVAQAEFTRDGGRHAAERILRDHPDTTAIVALNDAMAIGVLSALRAHGVPVPHRMSVAGFDDVSFAADLAPGLTTVRLPLAEMGRQALAMALRPPASRPRRKSTGHALVVRDSTGPAPLR, encoded by the coding sequence ATGCCCAGGCCCCGTTCACGACTGCGGCTCGCCGATGTGGCCGAGCGCGCGGGCGTCTCACTGGCCACGGCGTCCCGGGCGCTCGCGGGGCGGGACGGGGTGCGCGAGGAGGTGGCCGAGCGGGTGCGCCGCATCTCGCGGGAGCTCGGCTATGTCGCCAATCCGCATGCGCGCACCCTGGCGGGCGGGACCGCGTCCACGGTGGGGCTGATCGTCCATCAGATCGACGACCCGTACTTCTCGGAGATCGCGGGCGGGGTCGTCCAGGTGGCGGGCGAACGCGATCTGATCGTCCAGATCTGCCACTCCGGCCGGAATCCGCAGAACGAACTGAGGCAGATCCGCCATCTGATCGCCCAGCGCGTCGGCGTCATCATCATCGCGGGCTCCGGATACGTCGACCCCCGCATGGAGGCCGAGTCCAAGGCCGAACTCTCCGTCTTCCAGGACACCGGCGGCAGGCTCACGGTGATCGGCCGTCACTTCCTCAACGCCGACGCGGTACGGCCCGACAACAAGGAGGGCGCCGAGGCCGTCACCGGTCATCTGCTGTCCCTTGGGCACCGCCGGATCGCGGTGGCGGCGGGGGACATGGTGCTGTCCACGGTCGCCGACCGGTTCACGGGGGTGGCGTCGGCACTGGCCGGGGCCGGACTTCCCTTCGATGAACTGCCGGTGGCGCAGGCCGAGTTCACCCGCGACGGCGGGCGTCACGCGGCCGAGCGGATCCTGCGCGACCACCCGGACACCACCGCGATCGTCGCCCTGAACGACGCCATGGCCATCGGTGTCCTCTCCGCGCTCCGCGCCCACGGCGTACCGGTCCCGCATCGGATGTCGGTCGCCGGATTCGACGACGTGTCGTTCGCGGCGGACCTCGCCCCCGGTCTCACCACCGTGCGGCTGCCCCTCGCCGAAATGGGCCGCCAGGCCCTCGCGATGGCCCTCAGGCCGCCCGCCTCCCGGCCCCGCCGGAAGTCCACCGGCCATGCGCTGGTGGTACGCGACTCCACCGGACCCGCGCCCCTGCGGTGA
- a CDS encoding amidohydrolase family protein produces MTNVDVHQHLWTASFLAALRARDEPPFLDGWTLHTAGEPPYEVPAAHHDVTARAELAATDGLGRALVSLSAPLGVEWLPSGEARPLLDAYHEDAAALPEPFGAWAAACVRDIDADATAADLDRGFAGLQLPANALTDEAGYARCAPLLELLEARGLPLFVHPGPAPGASPGPGWWPAMVPYVQQMHSAWFAFRAFGRPRHPRLRVCFALLAGLAPLHGERFAARGGDEGRGEVDPDVFVETSSYGPRAVDSVVRVLGTDVVVMGSDRPYAEPPQQPGFGLGGATAYAFRITNPRRLLTGKD; encoded by the coding sequence GTGACCAACGTCGACGTACACCAGCATCTGTGGACCGCCTCGTTCCTCGCGGCACTGCGCGCGCGTGACGAGCCGCCGTTCCTGGACGGCTGGACCCTGCACACCGCCGGCGAGCCGCCCTACGAGGTCCCGGCCGCCCACCACGACGTCACCGCGCGTGCCGAACTGGCCGCCACCGACGGTCTCGGCAGGGCGCTCGTCTCGCTGTCCGCCCCGCTCGGCGTGGAGTGGCTGCCGTCCGGCGAGGCACGGCCGCTGCTCGACGCGTACCACGAGGACGCGGCAGCGCTGCCCGAGCCGTTCGGGGCCTGGGCCGCCGCCTGCGTGCGGGACATCGACGCCGACGCGACCGCCGCGGACCTCGATCGAGGGTTCGCCGGGCTCCAGCTCCCGGCGAACGCCCTGACCGACGAGGCCGGTTACGCGCGCTGTGCCCCGCTGCTGGAGCTGCTCGAAGCGCGCGGCCTTCCGCTGTTCGTCCACCCGGGCCCGGCGCCCGGCGCGTCCCCGGGGCCCGGCTGGTGGCCCGCGATGGTTCCGTACGTGCAGCAGATGCACTCGGCGTGGTTCGCGTTCCGGGCGTTCGGCAGGCCTCGCCATCCCCGGCTGCGGGTGTGTTTCGCGCTGCTGGCCGGGCTCGCGCCGCTGCACGGGGAACGCTTCGCCGCCCGTGGCGGGGACGAGGGCCGCGGAGAGGTGGATCCCGACGTGTTCGTCGAGACGTCCTCGTACGGTCCGCGTGCCGTCGACTCGGTCGTCCGCGTCCTCGGTACCGACGTCGTCGTGATGGGCTCGGACCGGCCCTACGCGGAACCGCCGCAGCAGCCCGGCTTCGGCCTGGGAGGGGCCACCGCGTACGCCTTCCGCATCACCAATCCACGGCGCCTGCTCACCGGAAAGGACTGA
- a CDS encoding ABC transporter ATP-binding protein → MIRFDAVSKNYPNGTTAVDELSLELAEGGITVLVGPSGCGKTTTLRMVNRMVEPTSGTVSLRGRDIREIAAPELRRGIGYVIQHAGLFPHRTVLDNIATVPLLLGWGKKKARSRAAELLELVGLPSAMAKRYPYQLSGGQQQRVGVARALGADPPVLLMDEPFSAVDPIVRGELQAEFIRLQKELHKTIVFVTHDIDEAIKLGDHIAVLRTGGKLAQFDTPERLLAHPADDFVADFVGQDRGIRRLSFVKAADLPLRDGPVLAADSPVARARAAGEPWVLVVDGDRRPLGWAAVADLPTGGTLADAALTPLGHTFSLAGDSARAALDAALLSPSRLAVGVDSQGAVVGVADAYELSAAMAGSGAAVAAAAVETAAVDGEAAGAEAAETEPTRAGTAEAETPGDALSEVRVSKGEAGDDTDGSGEGGDER, encoded by the coding sequence TTGATCAGATTCGACGCGGTGAGCAAAAACTATCCCAACGGCACGACAGCCGTGGACGAGCTGTCGCTGGAGTTGGCGGAGGGCGGCATCACGGTCCTGGTCGGTCCCTCCGGCTGCGGCAAGACCACGACTCTGCGCATGGTCAATCGCATGGTGGAGCCGACGTCCGGGACCGTGAGCCTGCGCGGCCGGGACATCCGGGAGATCGCCGCCCCGGAGCTGCGCCGGGGTATCGGTTACGTGATCCAGCACGCGGGGCTGTTCCCGCACCGCACGGTGCTGGACAACATAGCGACCGTGCCCCTGCTGCTCGGCTGGGGCAAGAAGAAGGCGCGCTCGCGGGCGGCGGAGCTGCTGGAGCTCGTGGGGCTGCCGTCCGCCATGGCCAAGCGCTATCCGTACCAGCTCTCCGGCGGACAGCAGCAGCGCGTCGGGGTGGCCAGGGCGCTGGGCGCGGACCCGCCCGTGCTGCTGATGGACGAGCCGTTCAGCGCGGTCGACCCCATCGTCCGGGGGGAGCTGCAGGCGGAGTTCATCCGGCTGCAGAAGGAGCTGCACAAGACGATCGTGTTCGTCACCCATGACATCGACGAGGCGATCAAGCTCGGCGACCACATCGCGGTACTCCGCACCGGTGGCAAACTCGCCCAGTTCGACACCCCGGAGCGGCTGCTCGCGCATCCCGCCGACGACTTCGTGGCCGATTTCGTCGGCCAGGACCGTGGTATCCGCCGGTTGTCCTTCGTCAAGGCGGCCGATCTGCCACTGCGCGACGGGCCGGTCCTGGCGGCCGACTCTCCGGTGGCGCGGGCCCGGGCCGCGGGCGAACCCTGGGTGCTCGTCGTCGACGGCGACCGGCGGCCGCTCGGCTGGGCCGCGGTCGCCGATCTGCCGACCGGCGGCACGCTCGCGGACGCCGCGCTGACCCCGCTCGGCCATACGTTCAGCCTGGCCGGCGACTCGGCACGGGCCGCCCTCGACGCGGCCCTGCTGTCGCCGTCCCGCCTCGCGGTGGGAGTCGACTCGCAGGGCGCGGTCGTCGGAGTCGCGGACGCGTACGAGTTGTCCGCGGCGATGGCCGGGAGCGGGGCGGCCGTAGCCGCAGCGGCGGTGGAGACGGCGGCGGTCGACGGCGAGGCGGCCGGGGCCGAGGCAGCCGAAACGGAACCGACGCGGGCGGGAACGGCCGAGGCGGAGACGCCCGGGGACGCCCTGTCCGAGGTGCGGGTGTCCAAGGGCGAAGCGGGCGACGACACCGACGGCTCGGGCGAGGGCGGTGATGAGCGATGA
- a CDS encoding YceI family protein, which translates to MALGLLRRRRSKGASAAAAGLALPLPPGAGAIGCEVADPMGQPMGGADVTVTALDSHRVAARGTTDPYGLFTAVLPPGAYSMMVMAEGLTPVRETVEIVAGVTLPTLYARLEPARQLDLPPPGTWLFDPPHTAIRFIAKHVGMANVHGRFERFDGGIQIAQDITESRVHVRIDAASITTGNTTRDNHLRSGDFLDVKRFPFIDFHSTRFAYRGGSKWILQGSLTMHGVSRSVALDTSYLGMVNGGYGEELRCAALAKAELHRDDYTLNWRTMLARGIAVVGPTVQLELDVQAMYRTHDTPTPPE; encoded by the coding sequence ATGGCCCTCGGACTGCTTCGGCGTCGGCGTTCCAAGGGCGCCTCCGCCGCCGCGGCGGGCCTCGCGCTGCCCCTGCCGCCCGGCGCGGGCGCGATCGGCTGCGAGGTCGCGGACCCCATGGGCCAGCCCATGGGCGGCGCCGACGTCACGGTCACGGCGCTCGACTCCCATCGCGTCGCGGCCCGCGGCACCACCGATCCGTACGGCCTCTTCACGGCCGTACTGCCGCCGGGCGCCTACAGCATGATGGTCATGGCCGAGGGACTTACCCCGGTCCGCGAGACCGTCGAGATCGTCGCCGGCGTCACGCTCCCGACCCTGTACGCCCGCTTGGAGCCGGCCCGTCAGCTCGACCTGCCGCCGCCCGGTACCTGGCTCTTCGACCCGCCCCACACGGCGATCCGCTTCATCGCCAAGCATGTCGGGATGGCCAACGTCCACGGCCGCTTCGAGCGTTTCGACGGCGGCATCCAGATCGCCCAGGACATCACCGAGTCCCGGGTCCACGTCCGTATCGACGCGGCGAGCATCACGACCGGCAACACGACCCGCGACAACCACCTCCGGTCGGGGGACTTCCTGGACGTCAAGCGGTTCCCGTTCATCGACTTCCACAGCACGCGGTTCGCGTACCGCGGCGGCAGCAAGTGGATCCTGCAGGGTTCGCTGACGATGCACGGGGTGAGCCGCTCGGTGGCCCTGGACACGAGCTACCTGGGCATGGTGAACGGCGGTTACGGCGAGGAACTGCGCTGTGCGGCCTTGGCCAAGGCCGAACTGCACCGTGACGACTACACGCTCAACTGGCGAACCATGCTGGCTCGGGGCATCGCGGTGGTCGGCCCCACCGTCCAACTGGAGCTGGACGTCCAGGCGATGTACCGCACGCACGACACACCCACGCCGCCGGAGTAG